The following proteins come from a genomic window of Kitasatospora cineracea:
- a CDS encoding DoxX family protein, translating to MELAHWIVAGLLALFSLYSGTLKAVRSPDRLRPMMAWVDRVPLPALRALGALELLGAAGLLLPPLTGTATWLAPAAATGLLLLQAGAIPVHLTGGDRRIGLNLALLAAAAAVLLLPAG from the coding sequence ATGGAACTCGCCCACTGGATCGTCGCCGGGCTGCTCGCCCTCTTCTCCCTCTACTCGGGCACGCTGAAGGCGGTCCGCAGCCCCGACCGGCTCCGCCCGATGATGGCCTGGGTCGACCGGGTCCCGCTGCCCGCCCTGCGCGCCCTCGGCGCGCTCGAACTCCTCGGCGCCGCCGGGCTGCTGCTGCCCCCGCTGACCGGCACCGCCACCTGGCTCGCCCCGGCCGCGGCGACCGGCCTGCTGCTGCTCCAGGCCGGCGCGATCCCGGTCCACCTCACCGGCGGCGACCGCCGGATCGGCCTCAACCTGGCCCTGCTGGCCGCCGCGGCCGCCGTCCTGCTGCTGCCCGCCGGGTAG
- a CDS encoding GNAT family N-acetyltransferase has protein sequence MNTVNSTNTVHPVQITRVDETQWQALSGDVVVGHADVSTRRHDLRYVSIDVWDDAAFAPLADAVRAALPAPLRTLLAADDPAPAARWERAGFVPERREWEYVLSTAAAVPSLAPGVTILPAGTADEARLRELDREIRAEVEAGPGWHTMPAEVRPCPPGDTLIDPSLYAVAVHRGRYAGLVRVVRGRGPARIGLLAVRAAHQRHGLGRSLLAHALHTLHEAGTTTAWAEVDQSRTAAATLFESFGAERTGQVLHLIHH, from the coding sequence ATGAACACCGTGAACAGCACGAACACCGTGCACCCCGTGCAGATCACCCGGGTCGACGAGACCCAGTGGCAGGCCCTGTCCGGGGACGTGGTCGTCGGCCACGCCGACGTCTCCACCCGCCGCCACGACCTCCGCTACGTCAGCATCGACGTCTGGGACGACGCGGCCTTCGCGCCGCTCGCCGACGCGGTGCGCGCCGCCCTGCCCGCCCCGCTCCGCACCCTGCTCGCCGCGGACGACCCGGCCCCGGCCGCCCGCTGGGAGCGGGCCGGGTTCGTCCCCGAGCGGCGGGAGTGGGAGTACGTCCTGTCCACCGCCGCCGCGGTCCCCTCCCTCGCCCCGGGCGTCACGATCCTGCCCGCCGGGACGGCCGACGAGGCCCGACTGCGCGAGCTGGACCGGGAGATCCGGGCCGAGGTCGAGGCCGGCCCCGGCTGGCACACCATGCCCGCCGAGGTTCGGCCCTGCCCTCCGGGGGACACTCTGATCGACCCGTCGCTGTACGCGGTCGCCGTCCACCGGGGCCGGTACGCCGGCCTGGTCCGGGTGGTCCGCGGCCGCGGCCCCGCCCGGATCGGCCTGCTCGCGGTCCGCGCCGCCCACCAGCGGCACGGCCTCGGCCGCTCCCTGCTCGCGCACGCCCTGCACACCCTGCACGAGGCGGGCACCACCACCGCCTGGGCCGAGGTCGACCAGTCCCGCACCGCCGCCGCCACCCTCTTCGAGAGCTTCGGCGCCGAACGGACCGGCCAGGTCCTGCACCTGATCCACCACTGA
- the infA gene encoding translation initiation factor IF-1: protein MPRVAKGLELEGTVLECLRNATFKVELQNGHHVLAHISGKIRKNYIKILPFDRVLVELSPYDLTRGRILFRYRN, encoded by the coding sequence TTGCCACGCGTCGCCAAGGGCCTGGAGCTCGAGGGCACCGTCCTCGAGTGCCTGCGGAACGCCACCTTCAAGGTGGAACTGCAGAACGGCCACCACGTGCTCGCCCACATCAGCGGAAAGATCCGCAAGAACTACATCAAGATCCTCCCCTTCGACCGCGTCCTGGTCGAACTCAGCCCGTACGACCTGACCAGGGGCCGCATCCTGTTCCGCTACCGCAACTGA
- a CDS encoding 8-amino-7-oxononanoate synthase, translated as MVADGQVSGAEAAPERVFDWLDGAARARDAAGLTRRLRSRPADDPVLDLASNDYLGLTRHPAVTAAAAEAAVRWGGGATGSRLVTGTTEAHTALERELAEFCGYQAALVFSSGYTANLAVLTALAGPDTLIVSDAHNHASLIDGCRLARGRVARAAHCDPASVREALATRTEPRALVVTDSVFSVDGNAAPLADHLAAARAHGAALVIDDAHGLGVLGPGGAGAGAAAGIAGQPDVVATATLSKSLGAQGGVVLGPERVIRHLVSAARTFIFDTGLAPAAVGAALGALRLLRAEPGRAADALRVARELADRLAESGLDASAPDGAVVAVRADDPEHAVRWAAACRDEGLAVGCFRPPSVPDGVPRLRLTARADLTADQVAFAVQVVLKTR; from the coding sequence ATGGTGGCAGACGGGCAGGTCAGCGGAGCGGAAGCGGCGCCGGAGCGGGTGTTCGACTGGCTGGACGGGGCGGCGAGGGCCCGGGACGCCGCCGGGCTGACCAGGCGGCTGCGCAGCCGGCCCGCCGACGACCCGGTGCTCGACCTGGCCTCCAACGACTACCTCGGGCTGACCAGGCACCCGGCCGTCACGGCCGCCGCCGCCGAGGCCGCCGTGCGCTGGGGCGGCGGCGCGACCGGCTCCCGGCTGGTCACCGGCACCACCGAGGCGCACACCGCGCTGGAACGCGAACTCGCCGAGTTCTGCGGCTACCAGGCCGCCCTGGTGTTCTCCTCCGGCTACACCGCCAACCTCGCCGTGCTCACCGCGCTGGCCGGCCCGGACACCCTGATCGTCTCCGACGCCCACAACCACGCCTCGCTGATCGACGGCTGCCGGCTCGCCAGGGGCCGGGTCGCCCGGGCCGCGCACTGCGACCCCGCCTCGGTGCGCGAAGCCCTCGCGACCCGCACCGAACCCCGCGCCCTGGTCGTCACCGACTCGGTGTTCTCGGTCGACGGCAACGCCGCCCCGCTCGCCGACCACCTCGCCGCCGCCCGCGCGCACGGCGCCGCGCTGGTCATCGACGACGCGCACGGCCTGGGCGTGCTCGGCCCGGGCGGCGCGGGCGCCGGGGCCGCCGCGGGCATCGCCGGACAGCCCGACGTGGTCGCCACCGCGACGCTCTCCAAGTCGCTCGGCGCGCAGGGCGGCGTCGTCCTCGGCCCCGAGCGGGTGATCCGCCACCTGGTCTCCGCCGCCCGCACCTTCATCTTCGACACCGGCCTCGCCCCCGCCGCGGTCGGCGCCGCCCTCGGCGCGCTGCGCCTGCTGCGGGCCGAGCCCGGCCGGGCCGCCGACGCCCTGCGGGTGGCCCGCGAACTCGCCGACCGGCTCGCCGAGTCCGGCCTGGACGCCTCCGCCCCGGACGGCGCGGTGGTCGCCGTCCGGGCCGACGACCCCGAGCACGCGGTGCGCTGGGCCGCCGCCTGCCGGGACGAGGGCCTGGCCGTCGGCTGCTTCCGGCCCCCGTCCGTCCCCGACGGCGTCCCGCGCCTGCGGCTGACCGCCCGCGCCGACCTGACGGCCGATCAGGTCGCCTTCGCGGTGCAGGTGGTGCTCAAGACCCGCTGA
- a CDS encoding alkaline phosphatase family protein: MALSLSAAAVVATALVPLGGSPAAAATGAYNGLPNGSKQAKTLVIGIDGTRYDKIAAADAPNLKALMASGTTATSDLYANPLAPTLSGPGWSTIATGVWPDKHKVLDNNFTGSRFDLYPDYASRLESADPAASTLVIGSWNPITANVFNGTADLRIPESENDAKTASDAADYLAHGNPDSVFLHFDEVDEAGHSYGGASSQYLAAIHGADGLVGQVLAALRSRATYASEDWLVVVTTDHGHTDAGGHGGNSANERQTWMVLNGRGYAAGAHRYDVKPVDIAPTVLKHEGAPIDPAWGLDGKPVDEIVPDEFDALRPSLQTRVDETGIGSTVKGFTRTPPAGWSIDNSRMPSGGVTEWRGWAFATDEFWTAAQLGQGRETNVRARNVFAVADSDEWDDKSHGTGQFDSTLVSPAYPVAGRTHGTLSFATDYKVDGPQTGDVYVSFDGGAAQLVKSYRADLNTVEHLDVTVPAGASTARFQFRYTGTNSAFWTVDQVVFS; the protein is encoded by the coding sequence ATGGCCCTTTCCCTGTCCGCGGCGGCCGTCGTCGCGACCGCGCTGGTGCCGCTGGGCGGCTCGCCCGCCGCGGCCGCCACCGGCGCGTACAACGGCCTGCCGAACGGCAGCAAGCAGGCCAAGACGCTGGTCATCGGCATCGACGGCACCCGGTACGACAAGATCGCGGCGGCGGACGCGCCGAACCTGAAGGCGCTGATGGCCTCGGGCACCACGGCGACCTCCGACCTGTACGCGAACCCGCTGGCGCCGACCCTCTCCGGGCCGGGCTGGTCGACCATCGCCACCGGCGTGTGGCCGGACAAGCACAAGGTGCTGGACAACAACTTCACCGGTTCGCGCTTCGACCTGTACCCGGACTACGCGAGCCGGCTGGAGAGCGCCGACCCGGCCGCATCGACGCTGGTGATCGGCTCCTGGAACCCGATCACCGCGAACGTCTTCAACGGCACGGCCGACCTGCGGATCCCGGAGAGCGAGAACGACGCCAAGACCGCCTCGGACGCCGCCGACTACCTGGCGCACGGCAACCCGGACTCGGTGTTCCTGCACTTCGACGAGGTGGACGAGGCCGGGCACTCCTACGGCGGCGCGTCCAGCCAGTACCTGGCGGCGATCCACGGCGCGGACGGCCTGGTCGGGCAGGTGCTGGCCGCGCTCAGGTCCCGCGCCACCTACGCCTCGGAGGACTGGCTGGTCGTGGTCACCACCGACCACGGCCACACCGACGCGGGCGGCCACGGCGGCAACAGCGCCAACGAGCGGCAGACCTGGATGGTCCTGAACGGCCGGGGCTACGCCGCCGGGGCGCACCGCTACGACGTCAAGCCGGTGGACATCGCGCCGACCGTGCTCAAGCACGAGGGCGCGCCGATCGACCCGGCCTGGGGCCTGGACGGCAAGCCGGTGGACGAGATCGTGCCGGACGAGTTCGACGCGCTGCGGCCGAGCCTGCAGACCCGGGTCGACGAGACCGGCATCGGCTCGACGGTCAAGGGCTTCACCCGCACCCCGCCGGCCGGCTGGTCGATCGACAACTCGCGGATGCCGTCCGGCGGCGTCACCGAGTGGCGCGGCTGGGCGTTCGCCACCGACGAGTTCTGGACGGCGGCGCAGCTCGGCCAGGGCCGGGAGACCAACGTCCGGGCCCGCAACGTGTTCGCGGTCGCGGACTCCGACGAGTGGGACGACAAGTCGCACGGCACCGGCCAGTTCGACTCGACGCTGGTCAGCCCGGCGTACCCGGTGGCCGGCCGCACGCACGGCACGCTGTCCTTCGCCACCGACTACAAGGTCGACGGCCCGCAGACCGGCGACGTGTACGTGTCCTTCGACGGCGGCGCCGCGCAGCTGGTGAAGTCCTACCGGGCCGACCTGAACACGGTCGAGCACCTGGACGTGACCGTCCCGGCGGGGGCCTCGACGGCCCGCTTCCAGTTCCGCTACACCGGCACCAACTCGGCGTTCTGGACGGTCGACCAGGTCGTCTTCAGCTGA
- a CDS encoding GntR family transcriptional regulator translates to MNHGTPRAPLAPARSGVPEHGRVPKYYLVKAELEELLDELGPGGRLPTEAGLAERYGVARATVRQALRDLLIEGRLRRQGRGTVVAGAKIEQPLSLASYTEGVTRQGLRPGRTLIALDRQPADPATADRLAVPAGEPLWHLERVLRADEERVGLESTYLPVARVPLLATEFDPAGSLYGYLRDRGVQLAGAEERIETVLATPREALLIGTPPALPMLLLHRRSRDAAGRPLELVRTLYRGDRFSFTLDLTAPTTD, encoded by the coding sequence GTGAACCACGGCACCCCCCGAGCCCCCCTCGCCCCCGCCCGGTCCGGCGTCCCCGAGCACGGCCGGGTGCCCAAGTACTACCTGGTCAAAGCCGAACTCGAGGAACTGCTCGACGAGTTGGGCCCCGGCGGACGGCTCCCCACCGAAGCCGGCCTGGCCGAGCGGTACGGCGTCGCCCGCGCCACCGTCCGCCAGGCCCTGCGCGACCTGCTGATCGAGGGCCGCCTGCGCCGCCAGGGCCGCGGCACCGTGGTCGCCGGAGCCAAGATCGAACAGCCGCTGTCCCTGGCCAGCTACACCGAGGGCGTCACCCGCCAGGGCCTGCGCCCCGGCCGCACCCTGATCGCCCTCGACCGCCAGCCCGCCGACCCCGCCACCGCCGACCGCCTCGCCGTCCCGGCCGGCGAACCGCTCTGGCACCTCGAACGCGTGCTGCGCGCCGACGAGGAACGCGTCGGCCTGGAGTCCACCTACCTGCCGGTGGCCCGAGTCCCCCTGCTGGCAACGGAGTTCGACCCGGCCGGCTCGCTCTACGGCTACCTGCGCGACCGCGGCGTCCAGCTCGCCGGAGCCGAGGAGCGGATCGAGACCGTGCTCGCCACCCCGCGCGAGGCCCTGCTGATCGGCACCCCGCCCGCCCTCCCGATGCTGCTGCTGCACCGCCGCAGCCGCGACGCCGCCGGCCGCCCGCTGGAACTCGTCCGCACCCTCTACCGCGGCGACCGGTTCAGCTTCACCCTCGACCTGACCGCCCCCACCACCGACTGA
- a CDS encoding HEAT repeat domain-containing protein, whose protein sequence is MLGFVRTDNEALVTYLGDPQRTVAAHRELLRRGEDAVDAVRRGLSHPDAAVREGCCRLLDHLVDTASMGRLVTMADDPDPEVRIAAFHALACDRCKGDTCAPGADQVLAPALRHLADDPDPRVRARAAELVGKFAHTHPGAATALRTCHVQDPSPAVRKKAGWYAPGGSIHERTRPRPAR, encoded by the coding sequence GTGCTCGGATTCGTCAGGACCGACAACGAAGCCCTCGTCACCTACCTGGGCGACCCGCAACGCACCGTCGCCGCCCACCGGGAGCTGCTGCGGCGCGGGGAGGACGCGGTGGACGCCGTCCGCCGCGGCCTGTCCCACCCCGACGCGGCCGTCCGGGAGGGCTGCTGCCGGCTCCTGGACCACCTGGTCGACACCGCGTCCATGGGCCGCCTCGTCACCATGGCCGACGACCCCGACCCCGAGGTCCGGATCGCCGCCTTCCACGCCCTGGCCTGCGACCGCTGCAAGGGCGACACCTGCGCCCCGGGCGCGGACCAGGTCCTCGCCCCCGCCCTGCGCCACCTCGCCGACGACCCCGACCCCCGGGTGCGGGCCCGGGCCGCCGAACTCGTCGGCAAGTTCGCCCACACCCACCCCGGGGCCGCCACCGCCCTGCGGACCTGCCACGTCCAGGACCCGAGCCCCGCCGTCCGCAAGAAGGCCGGCTGGTACGCCCCCGGCGGGAGCATCCACGAACGGACCCGCCCCCGCCCGGCCCGGTGA
- a CDS encoding GNAT family N-acetyltransferase has protein sequence MAEDARGAAADGRGTAAAEVRLRLSVRGLTDADLPSCGWAGSPKHVRELAGQVRRAAAGEIDYLAACTPAGLPVALCGVDYAVVPGAGTLWQLGVHPALQSCGIGTLLIGAAERRIAARGLVRAELGVEESNPRARALYERLGYRAFGRAPDSWDVEDEDGTLRRYETMCVLMRKILA, from the coding sequence ATGGCGGAGGACGCGCGGGGCGCGGCAGCGGACGGGCGGGGCACGGCGGCGGCCGAGGTCAGGCTGCGGTTGTCGGTGCGCGGCCTCACCGACGCCGATCTGCCGTCCTGCGGTTGGGCCGGTTCGCCGAAGCACGTGCGCGAGCTCGCCGGGCAGGTCCGGCGGGCCGCGGCGGGCGAGATCGACTACCTGGCGGCGTGCACGCCGGCCGGGCTGCCGGTGGCGCTGTGCGGCGTCGACTACGCGGTGGTGCCCGGGGCGGGCACGCTCTGGCAGCTCGGCGTCCATCCCGCCCTGCAGTCCTGCGGGATCGGCACGCTGCTGATCGGCGCCGCCGAGCGGCGGATCGCCGCCCGCGGCCTGGTCCGCGCCGAGCTGGGCGTCGAGGAGTCCAACCCGCGGGCCCGCGCCCTCTACGAGCGCCTCGGCTACCGCGCCTTCGGCCGGGCGCCCGACTCCTGGGACGTGGAGGACGAGGACGGCACGCTCCGCCGCTACGAGACGATGTGCGTCCTGATGCGCAAGATCCTGGCCTGA
- a CDS encoding alpha/beta fold hydrolase translates to MSIATASTTSVLLTPPAPLARTVLGSGPGLVLAHGAGGGTAANYGPLLDGLAARHTVVGVDWPGSGGSPRAAGPLDTDELADQLVAAADAAGLERFALAGFSLGGPVAVRAAARHPERVVALVLTATFAHRDARLDLAARLWGELYASGAHDLLAEHLTLAAFGPDALQALDPAALRGAIAAVAATVPSGTPEQVDLVRRIDVRADLARVQAPTLVITTTADPLVSPSLQRELADRIPGARTAELPTGHLPFAEQPEQWRALITDFLAEHTATTA, encoded by the coding sequence ATGTCCATCGCCACCGCATCCACCACGTCCGTCCTGCTTACCCCGCCCGCGCCGCTCGCCCGCACCGTGCTCGGCTCCGGTCCCGGCCTGGTGCTGGCCCACGGCGCCGGCGGCGGCACCGCCGCGAACTACGGGCCGCTGCTGGACGGCCTGGCCGCCCGGCACACCGTGGTCGGCGTCGACTGGCCCGGCAGCGGCGGATCCCCGCGCGCCGCGGGCCCGTTGGACACCGACGAGCTGGCCGACCAGCTGGTCGCCGCCGCCGACGCCGCGGGGCTCGAACGCTTCGCCCTGGCCGGGTTCTCGCTGGGCGGCCCGGTCGCCGTCCGGGCCGCCGCCCGCCACCCGGAGCGGGTCGTCGCCCTGGTGCTGACCGCGACCTTCGCCCACCGGGACGCCCGGCTCGACCTGGCCGCCCGGCTGTGGGGCGAGCTGTACGCGTCCGGCGCGCACGACCTGCTCGCCGAGCACCTGACCCTGGCCGCGTTCGGCCCCGACGCGCTGCAGGCCCTCGACCCGGCCGCACTGCGCGGGGCGATCGCCGCGGTGGCCGCCACCGTCCCGTCCGGCACGCCCGAACAGGTCGACCTGGTGCGGCGGATCGACGTCCGCGCGGACCTGGCCCGGGTCCAGGCGCCCACCCTGGTGATCACCACCACCGCCGACCCGCTGGTCTCGCCGTCCCTGCAGCGCGAGCTCGCCGACCGCATTCCCGGCGCCCGGACGGCCGAACTGCCCACCGGCCACCTGCCGTTCGCCGAGCAGCCCGAGCAGTGGCGGGCCCTGATCACCGACTTCCTGGCCGAGCACACCGCGACCACCGCCTGA
- a CDS encoding TetR/AcrR family transcriptional regulator, with protein sequence MATKGRPRSFDRDAALDAALTEFWRHGYEATSLSGLTRAMGINPPSLYAAFGDKRQLFTAAVQRYAATHGSYSARALARPTAREAVETMLGLAAAGYAEPGHPPGCFVVDGATNTTDAAQDVREELRALREGVKQALAARITADAAAGLLPPVTRDEADGLAAFYASVIQGMSTQARDGADRATLERIAALAMRAWPSAPVGMAIAESPVGMAIAESPESAAGAAGGCGDDGGRGAQGRTATAP encoded by the coding sequence ATGGCCACCAAGGGACGCCCGCGCAGCTTCGACCGGGACGCCGCGCTCGACGCGGCACTGACCGAGTTCTGGCGCCACGGCTACGAGGCGACCTCGCTGTCCGGGCTCACCAGGGCGATGGGCATCAACCCGCCCAGCCTGTACGCGGCGTTCGGCGACAAGCGGCAGCTCTTCACCGCCGCCGTCCAGCGCTACGCCGCCACCCACGGCAGCTACAGCGCCCGGGCGCTCGCCCGGCCGACCGCGCGCGAGGCCGTCGAGACGATGCTCGGACTGGCCGCCGCCGGGTACGCCGAACCCGGCCACCCCCCGGGCTGCTTCGTGGTCGACGGCGCCACCAACACCACCGACGCCGCCCAGGACGTCCGGGAGGAACTGCGCGCCCTCCGCGAGGGCGTCAAACAGGCCCTCGCCGCCCGGATCACCGCCGACGCCGCGGCCGGCCTACTGCCCCCCGTGACCCGGGACGAGGCGGACGGCCTCGCGGCCTTCTACGCCTCCGTCATCCAGGGCATGTCCACCCAGGCCCGCGACGGCGCCGACCGCGCCACCCTGGAACGCATCGCCGCCCTGGCCATGCGCGCCTGGCCGTCCGCCCCGGTGGGCATGGCGATCGCGGAGAGCCCGGTGGGCATGGCGATCGCGGAGAGCCCGGAGAGCGCGGCGGGCGCGGCGGGCGGCTGCGGTGACGACGGCGGGCGCGGGGCTCAGGGGCGGACGGCCACCGCGCCGTAG
- a CDS encoding SAM-dependent methyltransferase: MYDFYLGGTTNFPADREAAGRALAVFPYARSAARANRAFMRRSTRLLARSGIRQFLDIGTGIPTSPNLHEVAQQVVPDAAVVYADNDPIVLLHAQALLHGTEQGVTAYVQADVREPDALLEAAARTLDFEQPIALSMNALLHFVPDDAHRITEGLKARLPRGSALVISHLTPDFAPDETTRLIQVYTAAGTPVAACTSEEFGRFFTGWDVLDPGVVATTRWNPSLEEDTERISDAGASCYGAVAVRP; encoded by the coding sequence ATGTACGACTTCTACCTCGGCGGGACGACCAACTTCCCCGCCGACCGGGAGGCCGCCGGCCGTGCCCTGGCCGTCTTCCCCTACGCCCGCTCCGCCGCCCGCGCCAACCGCGCCTTCATGCGCCGCTCGACGCGCCTGCTCGCCCGCTCCGGCATCCGGCAGTTCCTCGACATCGGCACCGGCATCCCCACCTCCCCCAACCTGCACGAGGTCGCCCAGCAGGTCGTCCCGGACGCCGCGGTGGTCTACGCCGACAACGACCCGATCGTGCTGCTGCACGCCCAGGCCCTGCTGCACGGCACCGAACAGGGCGTCACCGCCTACGTCCAGGCCGACGTCCGCGAGCCCGACGCACTGCTCGAGGCCGCCGCCCGCACCCTCGACTTCGAGCAGCCGATCGCGCTCAGCATGAACGCCCTGCTGCACTTCGTCCCGGACGACGCGCACCGGATCACCGAGGGCCTCAAGGCCCGGCTGCCCCGCGGCTCCGCGCTGGTGATCAGCCACCTCACCCCCGACTTCGCCCCCGACGAGACCACCCGGCTGATCCAGGTCTACACCGCCGCCGGCACGCCCGTCGCGGCCTGCACCAGCGAGGAGTTCGGCCGCTTCTTCACCGGCTGGGACGTCCTCGACCCGGGCGTCGTCGCCACCACCCGCTGGAACCCCTCGCTGGAGGAGGACACCGAGCGGATCAGCGACGCCGGCGCCTCCTGCTACGGCGCGGTGGCCGTCCGCCCCTGA
- a CDS encoding RNA polymerase sigma factor — protein sequence MNESEWAVGDRHRLTFDAFCDTHHRTWTGFAGARLGDPAVARGAVELAKSRVWREWPRILREQFPAFQAWTILKEEVGAALLQRMMDGAPPPPPEHVPLWVCAVRIAAERAQHLPETDGSHRELYAALRGLSERRHDVVLLRYLLGLTDRQIADCLATTEANVRSTAAQALARLAAALGARSGEPR from the coding sequence GTGAACGAGAGCGAGTGGGCGGTGGGCGACCGGCACCGCCTGACGTTCGACGCATTCTGCGATACCCACCACCGGACGTGGACCGGCTTCGCCGGTGCGCGCCTGGGCGACCCGGCCGTTGCGCGCGGCGCGGTGGAACTCGCCAAGAGCCGGGTGTGGCGGGAGTGGCCGCGGATCCTGCGCGAGCAGTTCCCGGCCTTCCAGGCCTGGACGATCCTCAAGGAGGAGGTCGGCGCGGCCCTGCTGCAGCGGATGATGGACGGCGCACCGCCGCCGCCCCCGGAACACGTCCCGCTCTGGGTCTGCGCGGTGCGGATCGCCGCCGAGCGCGCCCAGCACCTGCCGGAGACCGACGGCAGCCACCGGGAGCTGTACGCCGCGCTGCGCGGACTCTCCGAGCGCCGCCACGACGTGGTCCTGCTGCGCTACCTGCTCGGCCTGACGGACCGGCAGATCGCCGACTGCCTGGCCACCACCGAGGCCAACGTCCGCTCCACCGCCGCCCAGGCCCTCGCCCGGCTGGCCGCGGCCCTCGGCGCCCGGAGCGGGGAACCCCGATGA
- a CDS encoding class I SAM-dependent methyltransferase — translation MRRATAEQRSTRAVREEAAREEAVREEVGREEPVREEPVRFSGVREVVRYNWPLYAAGCLAAGAGLALSHRLPRPAAALARAGAAAAAALLTSSTAATWWVYDRSELRTFDWLEELLPAGPGEHLVLSSGLDEAGRPVAARWPQHPQTVVDLYDPALMTEGSIRRARRHVPPAPRTLPGRPDHLPAATGTTDTVLAVFAAHELRRTGDRHELFAECARVLRPGGRLVLVEHLRDAANTAVYGPGAQHFFPRRTWLRAAAGAGLHLVAQRRIGGLVTAFVFAAPPATTPPAATATATATTTATTLASDSPAPTGKRLAP, via the coding sequence ATGAGGCGGGCCACGGCGGAGCAGCGGAGCACCCGCGCGGTCCGGGAGGAGGCGGCCCGGGAGGAGGCGGTCCGGGAGGAGGTGGGCCGGGAGGAACCGGTTCGGGAGGAACCGGTTCGTTTCTCCGGCGTGCGGGAGGTCGTCCGCTACAACTGGCCCCTGTACGCGGCGGGCTGCCTCGCCGCCGGGGCGGGCCTCGCGCTCTCGCACCGGCTCCCCCGGCCCGCGGCCGCACTCGCCCGGGCGGGCGCGGCCGCGGCGGCCGCCCTGCTGACCAGCAGCACGGCCGCCACCTGGTGGGTCTACGACCGCTCGGAACTGCGCACCTTCGACTGGCTGGAGGAACTGCTGCCCGCCGGCCCGGGCGAGCACCTGGTCCTCTCCTCCGGCCTCGACGAGGCCGGCCGGCCGGTGGCGGCCCGCTGGCCGCAGCACCCCCAGACCGTGGTGGACCTCTACGACCCCGCCCTCATGACCGAGGGCTCGATCCGCCGGGCCCGCCGCCACGTGCCGCCCGCCCCGCGCACCCTTCCCGGACGCCCCGACCACCTGCCCGCGGCCACCGGCACGACCGACACCGTCCTCGCCGTCTTCGCCGCCCACGAGCTGCGCCGGACCGGCGACCGGCACGAGCTCTTCGCCGAATGCGCCCGGGTGCTGCGCCCCGGGGGTCGCCTCGTCCTGGTCGAGCACCTGCGGGACGCCGCCAACACCGCGGTCTACGGCCCCGGCGCCCAGCACTTCTTCCCCCGGCGGACCTGGCTGCGGGCCGCGGCCGGGGCGGGCCTGCACCTCGTCGCGCAGCGGCGGATCGGCGGTCTCGTCACCGCCTTCGTCTTCGCCGCCCCACCCGCAACCACCCCGCCCGCCGCCACCGCCACCGCCACCGCCACCACCACCGCCACCACCCTGGCCTCCGACTCCCCCGCCCCGACCGGAAAGCGCCTCGCACCGTGA